The proteins below come from a single Haemorhous mexicanus isolate bHaeMex1 chromosome 20, bHaeMex1.pri, whole genome shotgun sequence genomic window:
- the LOC132336494 gene encoding sterile alpha motif domain-containing protein 9-like isoform X1 encodes MTLEEKRFCSLTEGFPSLRTMDYKTLPVSEWVENHVKCWLESTGIKKEYVDKLYAEEVTGPALMELDESFLKDIGMKKGQIQILIRKRNELLQRQDNAQQAEDSSSKTPDRRDAETARASNAPAQGTASGGSSGAVGTTSSESTAPTSGKKQKRSKKSQLQRADEVLEVRNCRPFKSQDTDFKYVKDTVLAPESGVSDLIIPCHEYKSCDTAAELNKQQLQSKFASEVIRFASACMNIRTNGTIHFGVMDSVEDKGWKHGQIVGIKVKNREDYVDALDHIEKCFCNNLQEIARKCIHPPVFVEVISRDSQEQRFVVEVDIEPTFSLVKNKYFEVFLPKYNESSQKVILTKEPALYQRLGAKSEPVQRSKLAAFFQAVPDRDAQRQRAELSSTQVPTEIPQDLGRKLSILLNDGKSYMDDSLRYILVTNRCEQDNLNNIDFLMHLNIFCVFDFDEHSNVSGLYSKYKEHHETSSYFLQDFFKEIKTDNSPSQKLFDQTSWIFCNGRSDFLGDEKACDENTWIRTKKKYLKKVITCICEEILPERSFIVLFLLLSPVQKPLVDTFQEFYTEMNGMEYLICIAESRENYRKWANLAQESCSIETLEQCSIVGMKLSHVDATIQSMLPSTAQPRHMPASTGGVCTLPLREEEKLYSLEILCADQCDDIKLNLWTEKQKQEIEQNFYRGGKIMWENLWLADNKLCGDIIEREACAEASKLLDGILRGGGHNYSVAKLKIFHHPGSGGSTIARQVLWKSRKRLRCAVIKTSYSPSTVCNHVLALRDYEEKEITHCFPVLLLIEDYDDEYFEELQSELIEAVATRKMNTSRPYFILICCRRCNDPERLCKASPLDTVAVTHKLTESEKNLFNTKLVKLQQKYDEPEFILTFVLMCEEFNKTYVSDMVEHILQGIDPSSRDTCLMRYIALLNCYVPNSYLSLSHCEAFLGLGAYTESKARAYDFKHHLSDQVRMIFIELRESTTYISSIRIIHCLVAKEILHQLSGNQSLSQLATTLLQEKMLFENRFGREEFIKFIRHLFIRRDKRSRGDNTDTLFSPFIEHVCEAEDCEKAIAVLKAAYELLGKDPFFAQQLARLNYSNEKFEDAKYWAQVAKSHLPTDSFILDTEGQVYRRWFSFTVDKMTEEDTPERITEKILLALEAMKCFRDAQQAAKAERESMNNAGYFGEVEVGCRLLRFLSTLPVFHRSPEGEHTELVKYLTTDYIPEDIKRTWGRLHSRLKGLRQNLYNALEWISEELSYFQTDKNQEKDDENDDKEEQIHNPRKWLRKQSAVYAKFFISASLTDDSNNGPDTQLMRRMSIYGSGGGNVTNILSFLTDKKENRSAEKLERILSFYPENPSRNKLEDNDLINFILCHITLACLAPGSAKLLPLPTLRELSLRFFKGKRQFPASAYFLLTLLYWPDEALDKEPNPDKDEILTSALQTLKRLYDIKMKDVPTRKKRIYTHFFLGKGYGLSKIVHKTKIDKLMVGSLDERRMKWLHGTVWNIFKIRDNLKRVSGWTQDRNIFIRGHGKELRILPLHHESVPAGSENVTFYLGFSFNGLVAFNIEVENDPATKRT; translated from the exons ATGACCTTGGAAGAAAAAA GGTTTTGTTCATTAACAGAGGGATTTCCGTCACTAAGAACAATGG ATTACAAAACGTTACCTGTGAGTGAATGGGTTGAGAACCACGTCAAATGCTGGCTGGAATCTACTGGAATCAAGAAGGAGTATGTAGATAAACTATATGCAGAAGAAGTGACAGGTCCAGCATTAATGGAACTGGATGAGTCTTTCCTCAAAGACATAGGAATGAAGAAAGGCCAAATCCAGATCTTAATCCGCAAGAGAAATGAACTTCTGCAGCGCCAGGACAATGCACAGCAAGCTGAGGACTCCAGCAGCAAAACGCCTGACAGAAGGGATGCAGAAACAGCCAGAGCCAGCAATgcccctgctcagggcacagcgAGTGGAGGCAGCTCTGGTGCTGTGGGTACCACCAGCAGCGAGAGCACAGCTCCTACTTCtggcaagaagcaaaaaagaagcaagaaatCCCAGCTTCAACGAGCTGATGAAGTCTTAGAGGTCAGAAACTGTCGGCCATTTAAAAGTCAGGATACCGATTTCAAGTATGTGAAAGACACAGTTCTTGCTCCAGAATCAGGAGTCAGCGATTTAATCATTCCTTGCCATGAATACAAATCCTGTGACACTGCTGCAGAACTGaacaaacagcagctgcaaTCAAAATTTGCCTCTGAAGTGATAAGATTTGCTTCGGCCTGCATGAACATTCGAACAAATGGCACCATCCATTTTGGTGTCATGGACAGTGTTGAGGACAAGGGCTGGAAACACGGACAGATCGTTGGCATAAAGGTCAAAAACCGAGAAGACTATGTTGATGCACTGGATCATATAGAAAAGTGCTTTTGTAATAATTTACAAGAAATTGCAAGGAAGTGTATTCACCCACCTGTGTTTGTTGAAGTGATTTCAAGAGACTCTCAAGAACAAAGATTTGTAGTGGAGGTTGACATTGAACCAACATTCAGCTTGGtaaagaacaaatattttgaagtttttttgccaaaatacaatGAAAGCAGTCAGAAGGTGATCCTGACCAAAGAACCAGCACTCTACCAGAGACTGGGAGCCAAGTCTGAGCCTGTGCAGCGCAGCAAACTCGCTGCTTTCTTTCAAGCCGTGCCAGACAGGGATGCTCAAAGACAAAGAGCTGAGCTCTCCAGCACACAAGTACCTACAGAAATACCTCAAGATTTAGGGAGAAAGTTATCAATTCTATTAAATGATGGCAAAAGCTACATGGATGATTCCCTACGGTACATCCTTGTCACAAACAGATGTGAACAGGATAATCTGAACAACATTGACTTTTTAATGCACTTGaatattttctgtgtctttgaCTTTGATGAACATTCTAATGTGTCAGGGCTGTACAGCAAATACAAAGAACACCATGAAACAAGTTCTTATTTTTTACAggattttttcaaagaaattaagACTGATAATTCTCCCTCTCAGAAACTGTTTGATCAGACCAGCTGGATATTCTGCAATGGGCGCAGTGACTTCCTTGGGGATGAGAAAGCTTGTGATGAAAATACATGGAttagaaccaaaaaaaaatacctGAAGAAAGTAATTACTTGTATCTGTGAGGAAATTCTGCCGGAGCGCTCTTTCATTGTGCTTTTTCTATTGCTGTCACCAGTGCAGAAACCACTTGTGGACACTTTTCAGGAATTCTATACAGAGATGAATGGCATGGAGTACCTTATCTGCATTGCAGAGTCCAGAGAAAATTACAGGAAGTGGGCTAATCTAGCTCAGGAATCCTGCAGCATTGAGACCCTAGAACAATGCAGTATTGTGGGTATGAAGCTCAGTCATGTGGATGCCACCATCCAATCAATGCTGCCTTCTACAGCCCAACCCAGACACATGCCAGCTTCCACGGGAGGCGTGTGTACGCTTCCCTTGCGGGAAGAAGAGAAACTGTATTCCCTAGAAATCCTTTGTGCTGACCAATGTGATGATATCAAATTAAATCTTTggactgaaaaacaaaaacaagaaataGAACAAAATTTTTACCGCGGGGGAAAAATCATGTGGGAAAACTTGTGGCTTGCTGATAATAAACTCTGTGGGGACATCATTGAACGTGAAGCATGTGCAGAGGCAAGCAAACTGCTGGATGGCATTTTACGAGGAGGTGGGCACAATTATTCTGTGGCTAAACTAAAGATATTTCACCATCCTGGGAGTGGTGGAAGCACAATAGCACGGCAAGTTCTATGGAAAAGCAGAAAGCGTTTGAGATGTGCTGTTATCAAGACCTCATATTCACCCTCAACTGTTTGTAATCACGTGCTTGCCCTTAGAGATtatgaagaaaaggaaatcacTCACTGTtttcctgtcctgctcctgatCGAAGATTACGATGACGAGTACTTTGAGGAACTACAGAGTGAGTTAATAGAGGCTGTAGCAACCAGGAAAATGAATACCTCCAGGCCTTACTTCATCCTCATATGCTGTAGACGATGCAATGACCCTGAAAGGCTTTGCAAGGCTTCGCCACTGGACACAGTTGCTGTCACTCACAAACTGACAGAGtcagagaaaaatctgtttaaCACCAAACTTGTGAAACTGCAGCAGAAATATGATGAGCCAGAATTCATACTTACGTTTGTGCTGATGTGTGAGGAGTTCAATAAAACATATGTGTCAGACATGGTAGAGCACATCCTGCAAGGCATCGACCCTTCCTCTCGTGACACCTGCTTGATGCGTTACATTGCTCTGCTCAACTGCTATGTACCAAATTCATACCTTTCACTGTCACACTGTGAGGCttttctggggctgggggcataTACAGAGAGTAAAGCAAGAGCATATGATTTCAAACATCACTTGAGTGATCAAGTAAGAATGATTTTTATTGAGCTAAGGGAAAGCACCACTTATATTTCATCTATTCGGATAATACACTGCCTGGTTGCAAAAGAAATTCTGCATCAGCTTTCAGGGAATCAATCATTAAGTCAACTTGCAACAACTcttcttcaggaaaagatgCTATTTGAAAACAGATTTGGACGAGAAGAATTCATAAAGTTTATCAGACATCTGTTTATTCGACGTGATAAAAGAAGCAGGGGTGACAATACTGACACTCTCTTCTCCCCATTCATTGAACATGTCTGTGAAGCTGAAGACTGTGAAAAAGCCATTGCTGTTTTAAAAGCTGCATATGAGCTCCTTGGAAAAGATCCTTTTTTTGCCCAGCAGCTTGCCAGACTAAATTACAGCAATGAAAAATTTGAAGATGCTAAATACTGGGCACAGGTTGCAAAATCACATTTGCCAACTGATTCTTTTATTTTGGATACAGAAGGTCAAGTCTACAGGAGATGGTTTAGTTTCACTGTGGATAAAATGACAGAGGAAGATACCCCTGAAAGGATCACTGAGAAGATATTGCTTGCCCTTGAAGCTATGAAATGCTTCAGGGACGCACAACAGGCAGCAAAGGCAGAACGTGAAAGTATGAACAATGCTGGCTATTTTGGAGAAGTAGAAGTAGGCTGTCGCCTTCTTCGATTTTTGTCCACACTGCCTGTATTCCACAGAAGCCCAGAGGGGGAACATACTGAGCTTGTGAAATATCTCACCACCGATTACATTCCTGAAGACATAAAAAGAACATGGGGAAGGCTTCATTCACGTTTGAAAGGCTTGCGCCAGAACCTGTACAATGCTCTGGAATGGATTTCAGAAGAACTAAGTTATTTCCAAACAGATAAAAACCAAGAGAAGGACGATGAAAATGATGATAAGGAAGAACAAATTCATAATCCCAGAAAATGGCTGAGAAAGCAGTCAGCTGTATATGCTAAATTCTTCATCTCAGCATCACTTACAGATGACAGCAACAATGGTCCTGACACTCAGCTCATGAGACGCATGAGTATTTATGGGAGCGGTGGAGGAAATGTCACCAATATCCTGTCTTTCTTAACAGATAAGAAAGAGAACAGATCAGCTGAAAAGCTAGAAAGGATCCTTAGTTTCTATCCAGAAAACCCATCGAGGAACAAGTTGGAGGACAATGATTTgatcaattttattttgtgccACATCACATTAGCCTGCTTAGCACCAGGATCAGCCAAACTCCTTCCACTGCCAACTCTTCGTGAGCTCAGTCTAAGATTCTTCAAAGGAAAGAGACAATTTCCAGCAAGTGCCTATTTTTTGCTCACCTTGCTGTACTGGCCAGATGAGGCATTAGACAAAGAGCCTAATCCTGATAAAGATGAAATTTTAACTTCAGCTCTTCAAACCCTGAAACGCCTATATGACATCAAAATGAAAGATGTTCCtaccagaaagaaaagaatctacacccatttttttctgggaaagggTTATGGCTTAAGTAAGATAGTGCACAAAACTAAAATTGACAAATTGATGGTGGGGTCCTTAGATGAGAGGAGAATGAAGTGGCTGCATGGAACTGTatggaatattttcaaaattcgTGACAATCTCAAAAGAGTTTCTGGCTGGACCCAGgacagaaatatatttatacGAGGTCACGGGAAGGAACTCCGTATCTTGCCACTCCATCATGAATCAGTGCCTGCTGGAAGTGAAAATGTGACCTTTTATTTAGGCTTTTCATTTAATGGTCTTGTTGCTTTCAATATTGAGGTTGAAAATGATCCAGCCACCAAAAGAACCTAA
- the LOC132336494 gene encoding sterile alpha motif domain-containing protein 9-like isoform X2, which translates to MDYKTLPVSEWVENHVKCWLESTGIKKEYVDKLYAEEVTGPALMELDESFLKDIGMKKGQIQILIRKRNELLQRQDNAQQAEDSSSKTPDRRDAETARASNAPAQGTASGGSSGAVGTTSSESTAPTSGKKQKRSKKSQLQRADEVLEVRNCRPFKSQDTDFKYVKDTVLAPESGVSDLIIPCHEYKSCDTAAELNKQQLQSKFASEVIRFASACMNIRTNGTIHFGVMDSVEDKGWKHGQIVGIKVKNREDYVDALDHIEKCFCNNLQEIARKCIHPPVFVEVISRDSQEQRFVVEVDIEPTFSLVKNKYFEVFLPKYNESSQKVILTKEPALYQRLGAKSEPVQRSKLAAFFQAVPDRDAQRQRAELSSTQVPTEIPQDLGRKLSILLNDGKSYMDDSLRYILVTNRCEQDNLNNIDFLMHLNIFCVFDFDEHSNVSGLYSKYKEHHETSSYFLQDFFKEIKTDNSPSQKLFDQTSWIFCNGRSDFLGDEKACDENTWIRTKKKYLKKVITCICEEILPERSFIVLFLLLSPVQKPLVDTFQEFYTEMNGMEYLICIAESRENYRKWANLAQESCSIETLEQCSIVGMKLSHVDATIQSMLPSTAQPRHMPASTGGVCTLPLREEEKLYSLEILCADQCDDIKLNLWTEKQKQEIEQNFYRGGKIMWENLWLADNKLCGDIIEREACAEASKLLDGILRGGGHNYSVAKLKIFHHPGSGGSTIARQVLWKSRKRLRCAVIKTSYSPSTVCNHVLALRDYEEKEITHCFPVLLLIEDYDDEYFEELQSELIEAVATRKMNTSRPYFILICCRRCNDPERLCKASPLDTVAVTHKLTESEKNLFNTKLVKLQQKYDEPEFILTFVLMCEEFNKTYVSDMVEHILQGIDPSSRDTCLMRYIALLNCYVPNSYLSLSHCEAFLGLGAYTESKARAYDFKHHLSDQVRMIFIELRESTTYISSIRIIHCLVAKEILHQLSGNQSLSQLATTLLQEKMLFENRFGREEFIKFIRHLFIRRDKRSRGDNTDTLFSPFIEHVCEAEDCEKAIAVLKAAYELLGKDPFFAQQLARLNYSNEKFEDAKYWAQVAKSHLPTDSFILDTEGQVYRRWFSFTVDKMTEEDTPERITEKILLALEAMKCFRDAQQAAKAERESMNNAGYFGEVEVGCRLLRFLSTLPVFHRSPEGEHTELVKYLTTDYIPEDIKRTWGRLHSRLKGLRQNLYNALEWISEELSYFQTDKNQEKDDENDDKEEQIHNPRKWLRKQSAVYAKFFISASLTDDSNNGPDTQLMRRMSIYGSGGGNVTNILSFLTDKKENRSAEKLERILSFYPENPSRNKLEDNDLINFILCHITLACLAPGSAKLLPLPTLRELSLRFFKGKRQFPASAYFLLTLLYWPDEALDKEPNPDKDEILTSALQTLKRLYDIKMKDVPTRKKRIYTHFFLGKGYGLSKIVHKTKIDKLMVGSLDERRMKWLHGTVWNIFKIRDNLKRVSGWTQDRNIFIRGHGKELRILPLHHESVPAGSENVTFYLGFSFNGLVAFNIEVENDPATKRT; encoded by the exons ATGG ATTACAAAACGTTACCTGTGAGTGAATGGGTTGAGAACCACGTCAAATGCTGGCTGGAATCTACTGGAATCAAGAAGGAGTATGTAGATAAACTATATGCAGAAGAAGTGACAGGTCCAGCATTAATGGAACTGGATGAGTCTTTCCTCAAAGACATAGGAATGAAGAAAGGCCAAATCCAGATCTTAATCCGCAAGAGAAATGAACTTCTGCAGCGCCAGGACAATGCACAGCAAGCTGAGGACTCCAGCAGCAAAACGCCTGACAGAAGGGATGCAGAAACAGCCAGAGCCAGCAATgcccctgctcagggcacagcgAGTGGAGGCAGCTCTGGTGCTGTGGGTACCACCAGCAGCGAGAGCACAGCTCCTACTTCtggcaagaagcaaaaaagaagcaagaaatCCCAGCTTCAACGAGCTGATGAAGTCTTAGAGGTCAGAAACTGTCGGCCATTTAAAAGTCAGGATACCGATTTCAAGTATGTGAAAGACACAGTTCTTGCTCCAGAATCAGGAGTCAGCGATTTAATCATTCCTTGCCATGAATACAAATCCTGTGACACTGCTGCAGAACTGaacaaacagcagctgcaaTCAAAATTTGCCTCTGAAGTGATAAGATTTGCTTCGGCCTGCATGAACATTCGAACAAATGGCACCATCCATTTTGGTGTCATGGACAGTGTTGAGGACAAGGGCTGGAAACACGGACAGATCGTTGGCATAAAGGTCAAAAACCGAGAAGACTATGTTGATGCACTGGATCATATAGAAAAGTGCTTTTGTAATAATTTACAAGAAATTGCAAGGAAGTGTATTCACCCACCTGTGTTTGTTGAAGTGATTTCAAGAGACTCTCAAGAACAAAGATTTGTAGTGGAGGTTGACATTGAACCAACATTCAGCTTGGtaaagaacaaatattttgaagtttttttgccaaaatacaatGAAAGCAGTCAGAAGGTGATCCTGACCAAAGAACCAGCACTCTACCAGAGACTGGGAGCCAAGTCTGAGCCTGTGCAGCGCAGCAAACTCGCTGCTTTCTTTCAAGCCGTGCCAGACAGGGATGCTCAAAGACAAAGAGCTGAGCTCTCCAGCACACAAGTACCTACAGAAATACCTCAAGATTTAGGGAGAAAGTTATCAATTCTATTAAATGATGGCAAAAGCTACATGGATGATTCCCTACGGTACATCCTTGTCACAAACAGATGTGAACAGGATAATCTGAACAACATTGACTTTTTAATGCACTTGaatattttctgtgtctttgaCTTTGATGAACATTCTAATGTGTCAGGGCTGTACAGCAAATACAAAGAACACCATGAAACAAGTTCTTATTTTTTACAggattttttcaaagaaattaagACTGATAATTCTCCCTCTCAGAAACTGTTTGATCAGACCAGCTGGATATTCTGCAATGGGCGCAGTGACTTCCTTGGGGATGAGAAAGCTTGTGATGAAAATACATGGAttagaaccaaaaaaaaatacctGAAGAAAGTAATTACTTGTATCTGTGAGGAAATTCTGCCGGAGCGCTCTTTCATTGTGCTTTTTCTATTGCTGTCACCAGTGCAGAAACCACTTGTGGACACTTTTCAGGAATTCTATACAGAGATGAATGGCATGGAGTACCTTATCTGCATTGCAGAGTCCAGAGAAAATTACAGGAAGTGGGCTAATCTAGCTCAGGAATCCTGCAGCATTGAGACCCTAGAACAATGCAGTATTGTGGGTATGAAGCTCAGTCATGTGGATGCCACCATCCAATCAATGCTGCCTTCTACAGCCCAACCCAGACACATGCCAGCTTCCACGGGAGGCGTGTGTACGCTTCCCTTGCGGGAAGAAGAGAAACTGTATTCCCTAGAAATCCTTTGTGCTGACCAATGTGATGATATCAAATTAAATCTTTggactgaaaaacaaaaacaagaaataGAACAAAATTTTTACCGCGGGGGAAAAATCATGTGGGAAAACTTGTGGCTTGCTGATAATAAACTCTGTGGGGACATCATTGAACGTGAAGCATGTGCAGAGGCAAGCAAACTGCTGGATGGCATTTTACGAGGAGGTGGGCACAATTATTCTGTGGCTAAACTAAAGATATTTCACCATCCTGGGAGTGGTGGAAGCACAATAGCACGGCAAGTTCTATGGAAAAGCAGAAAGCGTTTGAGATGTGCTGTTATCAAGACCTCATATTCACCCTCAACTGTTTGTAATCACGTGCTTGCCCTTAGAGATtatgaagaaaaggaaatcacTCACTGTtttcctgtcctgctcctgatCGAAGATTACGATGACGAGTACTTTGAGGAACTACAGAGTGAGTTAATAGAGGCTGTAGCAACCAGGAAAATGAATACCTCCAGGCCTTACTTCATCCTCATATGCTGTAGACGATGCAATGACCCTGAAAGGCTTTGCAAGGCTTCGCCACTGGACACAGTTGCTGTCACTCACAAACTGACAGAGtcagagaaaaatctgtttaaCACCAAACTTGTGAAACTGCAGCAGAAATATGATGAGCCAGAATTCATACTTACGTTTGTGCTGATGTGTGAGGAGTTCAATAAAACATATGTGTCAGACATGGTAGAGCACATCCTGCAAGGCATCGACCCTTCCTCTCGTGACACCTGCTTGATGCGTTACATTGCTCTGCTCAACTGCTATGTACCAAATTCATACCTTTCACTGTCACACTGTGAGGCttttctggggctgggggcataTACAGAGAGTAAAGCAAGAGCATATGATTTCAAACATCACTTGAGTGATCAAGTAAGAATGATTTTTATTGAGCTAAGGGAAAGCACCACTTATATTTCATCTATTCGGATAATACACTGCCTGGTTGCAAAAGAAATTCTGCATCAGCTTTCAGGGAATCAATCATTAAGTCAACTTGCAACAACTcttcttcaggaaaagatgCTATTTGAAAACAGATTTGGACGAGAAGAATTCATAAAGTTTATCAGACATCTGTTTATTCGACGTGATAAAAGAAGCAGGGGTGACAATACTGACACTCTCTTCTCCCCATTCATTGAACATGTCTGTGAAGCTGAAGACTGTGAAAAAGCCATTGCTGTTTTAAAAGCTGCATATGAGCTCCTTGGAAAAGATCCTTTTTTTGCCCAGCAGCTTGCCAGACTAAATTACAGCAATGAAAAATTTGAAGATGCTAAATACTGGGCACAGGTTGCAAAATCACATTTGCCAACTGATTCTTTTATTTTGGATACAGAAGGTCAAGTCTACAGGAGATGGTTTAGTTTCACTGTGGATAAAATGACAGAGGAAGATACCCCTGAAAGGATCACTGAGAAGATATTGCTTGCCCTTGAAGCTATGAAATGCTTCAGGGACGCACAACAGGCAGCAAAGGCAGAACGTGAAAGTATGAACAATGCTGGCTATTTTGGAGAAGTAGAAGTAGGCTGTCGCCTTCTTCGATTTTTGTCCACACTGCCTGTATTCCACAGAAGCCCAGAGGGGGAACATACTGAGCTTGTGAAATATCTCACCACCGATTACATTCCTGAAGACATAAAAAGAACATGGGGAAGGCTTCATTCACGTTTGAAAGGCTTGCGCCAGAACCTGTACAATGCTCTGGAATGGATTTCAGAAGAACTAAGTTATTTCCAAACAGATAAAAACCAAGAGAAGGACGATGAAAATGATGATAAGGAAGAACAAATTCATAATCCCAGAAAATGGCTGAGAAAGCAGTCAGCTGTATATGCTAAATTCTTCATCTCAGCATCACTTACAGATGACAGCAACAATGGTCCTGACACTCAGCTCATGAGACGCATGAGTATTTATGGGAGCGGTGGAGGAAATGTCACCAATATCCTGTCTTTCTTAACAGATAAGAAAGAGAACAGATCAGCTGAAAAGCTAGAAAGGATCCTTAGTTTCTATCCAGAAAACCCATCGAGGAACAAGTTGGAGGACAATGATTTgatcaattttattttgtgccACATCACATTAGCCTGCTTAGCACCAGGATCAGCCAAACTCCTTCCACTGCCAACTCTTCGTGAGCTCAGTCTAAGATTCTTCAAAGGAAAGAGACAATTTCCAGCAAGTGCCTATTTTTTGCTCACCTTGCTGTACTGGCCAGATGAGGCATTAGACAAAGAGCCTAATCCTGATAAAGATGAAATTTTAACTTCAGCTCTTCAAACCCTGAAACGCCTATATGACATCAAAATGAAAGATGTTCCtaccagaaagaaaagaatctacacccatttttttctgggaaagggTTATGGCTTAAGTAAGATAGTGCACAAAACTAAAATTGACAAATTGATGGTGGGGTCCTTAGATGAGAGGAGAATGAAGTGGCTGCATGGAACTGTatggaatattttcaaaattcgTGACAATCTCAAAAGAGTTTCTGGCTGGACCCAGgacagaaatatatttatacGAGGTCACGGGAAGGAACTCCGTATCTTGCCACTCCATCATGAATCAGTGCCTGCTGGAAGTGAAAATGTGACCTTTTATTTAGGCTTTTCATTTAATGGTCTTGTTGCTTTCAATATTGAGGTTGAAAATGATCCAGCCACCAAAAGAACCTAA